In one window of Elusimicrobiota bacterium DNA:
- a CDS encoding PorV/PorQ family protein: MFKKLSLGFLAVCFVVSISFAGGKGTAGGQFLKIIGGARPAALGGAFGAVSDDVNSIGANPAGLAYLPKSEAAATYTVWFQDIKYNYLAFGMPTKMGTFGLGINMLSVTGIPKTDNIGAYVGGSTAETATKFGESDTAITLAYSKVLSDSLGLGLNLKIINMSIDDKSASSFAADLGCLCKVSPKLDLGLALQNAGGTIKFIDVADPLPMNLKIGSKLQATEKLMAAFDVNYGISDSVSTANLGVEYALALGDKTKLPVRIGYNSGLADAGGTAGISAGVGFTLKDSFGFDATWAPYGDLGDTMRVGLKYSF; encoded by the coding sequence ATGTTTAAAAAACTGAGTTTAGGATTTTTAGCAGTGTGTTTTGTTGTAAGTATTTCTTTCGCAGGCGGGAAAGGTACTGCAGGAGGCCAGTTTTTAAAGATTATCGGCGGAGCCAGGCCGGCTGCTCTTGGCGGAGCTTTTGGCGCAGTTTCTGATGATGTCAACAGTATCGGCGCAAATCCAGCAGGTTTGGCTTATCTGCCTAAATCTGAAGCGGCTGCGACCTATACGGTTTGGTTTCAGGATATAAAATACAATTATTTGGCGTTTGGCATGCCTACAAAGATGGGTACGTTCGGGCTTGGGATTAATATGCTTTCAGTCACAGGCATTCCCAAAACTGATAATATCGGAGCTTATGTCGGCGGCTCTACTGCTGAAACCGCAACGAAATTCGGTGAAAGCGATACAGCCATAACACTTGCTTATTCGAAAGTTCTTTCGGACAGTTTAGGATTAGGTTTAAATTTGAAGATTATAAATATGTCCATTGATGACAAAAGCGCTTCAAGTTTTGCGGCAGACCTAGGCTGTTTGTGCAAAGTTTCACCAAAGCTGGATTTAGGTTTGGCTTTGCAGAATGCTGGCGGCACGATAAAGTTTATTGATGTTGCAGACCCGCTTCCTATGAATTTGAAAATTGGTTCAAAACTCCAGGCAACTGAGAAACTTATGGCTGCATTCGACGTTAATTATGGAATCAGCGACAGCGTTTCCACTGCAAATCTTGGAGTAGAATATGCCCTTGCACTTGGGGATAAAACCAAACTTCCTGTAAGAATTGGGTATAATTCAGGTTTAGCAGATGCTGGCGGCACCGCAGGTATTTCTGCCGGTGTCGGGTTTACTCTTAAGGATTCCTTCGGTTTTGATGCTACCTGGGCTCCTTATGGAGACCTTGGCGACACAATGAGAGTAGGATTAAAATATAGTTTCTAA